One genomic segment of Dehalogenimonas alkenigignens includes these proteins:
- the tmk gene encoding dTMP kinase — MPLFITFEGGEGSGKSTQAGLLTRRLEAQGVSVLLTCEPGGTELGDRISNLLKWGDGISISPIAELMLFNASRAELVSRVIKPALAAGKTVVSDRFADSSLVYQGYGRELSLASVRAASSIAAQGLIPDITFLLDVPTEHGFARKGSAKTDRIEREHADFHRRVRDGYLAAARAEPDRWVIINGTLPEATVAGRIWQAVQARLSQRTG; from the coding sequence ATGCCCCTGTTTATCACCTTTGAAGGCGGCGAGGGCTCCGGCAAGAGCACTCAGGCCGGATTATTGACCAGGCGCCTGGAGGCTCAAGGCGTCAGCGTCTTATTGACCTGCGAGCCGGGCGGCACCGAGTTAGGCGACCGTATCTCAAATCTGCTCAAATGGGGCGACGGTATCTCCATCAGCCCGATTGCCGAGCTGATGTTATTCAATGCTTCCCGGGCCGAACTGGTAAGCCGGGTGATCAAACCAGCCCTGGCCGCCGGTAAAACGGTGGTCAGCGACAGGTTCGCCGACTCATCGCTGGTATATCAGGGCTACGGCCGGGAGTTGTCTCTTGCCTCTGTCAGAGCTGCGTCATCAATCGCGGCTCAAGGGTTAATACCGGACATCACCTTCTTGCTGGATGTCCCGACCGAACATGGTTTCGCCCGGAAAGGGTCGGCCAAAACTGATCGTATCGAACGAGAGCACGCCGATTTCCACCGCCGGGTTCGCGACGGCTACCTGGCAGCGGCTCGGGCTGAACCCGACCGCTGGGTCATAATCAACGGAACGCTGCCTGAAGCAACCGTCGCCGGCCGCATATGGCAGGCCGTGCAGGCAAGACTTTCACAACGAACTGGATAG
- the mnmA gene encoding tRNA 2-thiouridine(34) synthase MnmA has product MIKPQAIAAMSGGVDSSVSAMLLKRAGFSVLGLTMRLFGQTQEKAAERAAAVAEYLGIEHRVIDFTEEFQSSVIEYFCAEYAGGRTPNPCVVCNRQIKFGALLEAADSLGIRYLATGHYARIEPSASGYRLLEAADGAKDQSYFLYSLSQRQLGRALFPLGSLLKSQVRELAESAGLPSFPSESQDICFLGGQDYGSFLSSRVDAAPGEIVEPGGKVIGRHRGLIHYTVGQRHGLGISSPVPKFVLGVEPAANRVIVGEEKDLYRQRARIQDVSWINGSPPLDASRLSVRIRYRMRKVPLESFEVFPDRTAALGFSEPVRGVTPGQSAVIYREGEVLGGGIICG; this is encoded by the coding sequence GTGATCAAACCCCAGGCAATAGCCGCGATGAGCGGCGGCGTGGACTCCTCCGTCAGCGCCATGCTCCTCAAACGAGCCGGTTTCTCCGTTCTCGGCCTGACGATGCGCCTCTTTGGCCAAACACAGGAAAAAGCCGCCGAGCGCGCCGCCGCGGTGGCTGAATACCTCGGCATCGAACACCGGGTCATTGATTTCACCGAGGAATTCCAATCCAGTGTTATCGAATATTTCTGCGCCGAATACGCCGGCGGGCGTACGCCGAATCCCTGTGTTGTCTGTAACCGGCAAATCAAATTTGGCGCCCTGCTGGAGGCGGCTGATTCACTCGGCATCAGGTACCTGGCGACCGGGCATTATGCCCGAATCGAGCCGTCTGCCTCGGGCTACCGCCTGCTCGAGGCCGCCGACGGCGCCAAAGACCAGTCATATTTCCTGTACAGTCTGAGCCAGCGGCAGCTCGGCCGGGCCCTTTTTCCACTCGGCTCTTTGTTGAAATCACAGGTGCGGGAGCTGGCTGAATCAGCCGGGCTGCCGTCATTCCCAAGCGAAAGCCAGGATATTTGCTTTCTCGGCGGTCAGGATTACGGCTCGTTTCTGTCGAGCCGCGTCGATGCCGCGCCGGGTGAAATCGTCGAACCGGGAGGCAAAGTGATCGGCAGGCACCGCGGGCTGATTCATTATACCGTGGGCCAGCGCCACGGCCTCGGCATATCTTCACCGGTGCCGAAATTCGTCCTCGGGGTTGAGCCAGCGGCCAACCGGGTGATTGTCGGTGAAGAAAAGGATCTTTATCGACAGAGGGCCAGGATTCAGGATGTCTCGTGGATCAACGGATCCCCCCCGCTGGACGCCTCCCGATTATCCGTCAGGATCCGCTACCGGATGCGGAAAGTACCGCTGGAGTCTTTCGAGGTGTTCCCCGACCGGACGGCGGCGCTCGGCTTTTCTGAGCCGGTGCGCGGCGTCACGCCGGGGCAGTCCGCGGTGATATACCGCGAGGGTGAAGTTCTGGGCGGGGGCATTATCTGCGGATGA
- a CDS encoding ribonuclease HII, with protein sequence MKTGSDRYPEFREENLFRAQGISLIAGVDEAGRGCLAGPVVAGAVILAKRRRCGWLKDVRDSKLLPPEAREELFKAIVTDSLSFGAGIVSHCYIDARGIVSATRLAMKLAVESLSVPPQALLIDFLTLPEIACPQKGIVDGDAKCVSIACASIVAKVTRDRLMTRLDRRFGDYGFLRHKGYGTADHFERLDALGPCSIHRRSFAPVSDLRRLL encoded by the coding sequence ATGAAGACCGGCAGTGACAGATATCCGGAGTTCAGGGAGGAAAACCTGTTCCGCGCCCAGGGAATCAGCCTCATCGCGGGCGTGGATGAAGCCGGCCGCGGCTGCCTGGCGGGCCCGGTGGTCGCCGGCGCGGTCATCCTGGCCAAGCGGCGCCGCTGCGGGTGGCTGAAGGATGTCAGGGACAGCAAACTGCTGCCGCCGGAAGCAAGGGAGGAACTGTTCAAGGCAATTGTCACCGATTCTTTGAGCTTTGGCGCCGGCATCGTCTCCCATTGCTACATCGATGCCCGGGGTATTGTTTCAGCTACCAGGCTGGCGATGAAGCTGGCGGTTGAAAGCTTGTCGGTGCCGCCGCAGGCGCTGCTGATTGATTTTCTCACCCTGCCGGAAATCGCCTGCCCCCAAAAAGGGATCGTTGACGGCGACGCCAAATGCGTTTCAATAGCCTGCGCCTCAATTGTGGCCAAAGTGACCAGGGACAGGCTGATGACGCGCCTGGACCGCCGGTTTGGCGACTACGGTTTTTTGCGGCACAAGGGCTACGGTACGGCCGACCATTTTGAACGACTGGATGCCCTCGGGCCTTGTTCAATCCACCGGCGGAGTTTCGCGCCTGTCTCGGACTTGCGAAGGTTATTGTGA
- a CDS encoding YraN family protein, with amino-acid sequence MKRQQTGRLAESLARGFLEQAGYHIIDTNWRCVEGEIDIVCRDGDQTVFVEVRAKSSAEFGTPAESIGHRKQARLIAAAETYCAEHAISENWRIDFIGIEFRYGGHRTEHIKYAVSGRE; translated from the coding sequence GTGAAACGGCAGCAAACCGGCCGGCTGGCGGAATCACTTGCCCGGGGTTTCCTGGAACAGGCCGGTTACCACATAATCGATACCAACTGGCGTTGCGTGGAAGGCGAAATCGACATCGTTTGCCGCGACGGCGATCAGACGGTCTTCGTCGAGGTCCGGGCAAAATCATCCGCTGAATTCGGCACCCCGGCCGAATCTATCGGTCACCGTAAACAGGCAAGGCTGATCGCTGCGGCCGAAACTTATTGTGCGGAGCATGCAATATCAGAAAACTGGCGGATTGATTTTATCGGCATCGAGTTCCGGTACGGCGGGCACCGGACCGAGCATATCAAATACGCCGTTTCCGGCCGAGAATGA
- a CDS encoding thiamine phosphate synthase: protein MATFPQKTLRIIDANLDRATEGLRVLEDIARFALDSEPISQEMKALRHSLHQAFDEVKFELISSRDSPGDVGQGSAYPKEAADSLVDTVIANSRRVAQSLRTIEEILRSTDKKICALDVEGARFRVYALEKELVSELCRKTNRALVGRLYASADSRETVYKAVEMEPSAIQLNPSGQSRRDFWELAAGCRDICAEKKILFLIGERIDVAAAVKADGVVIGRDSLPVKVIRELLGIKSLIGFIAHDAGEALTARDAGVDFLIDTGGGGISELETPDLPVIKAC, encoded by the coding sequence TTGGCCACTTTTCCCCAGAAGACGCTCAGGATAATCGACGCCAACCTGGACCGCGCGACAGAGGGCCTGCGGGTGCTTGAAGACATCGCCCGGTTTGCGCTTGATTCTGAACCGATCTCCCAGGAGATGAAGGCACTGCGGCATTCACTCCATCAGGCGTTCGATGAAGTAAAATTCGAATTGATCTCGTCCCGCGACTCCCCCGGCGATGTGGGACAGGGCAGCGCGTATCCAAAAGAAGCGGCGGACAGCCTGGTTGACACCGTTATCGCCAACAGCCGGCGGGTGGCACAGTCTCTCAGGACGATCGAGGAAATTTTACGTTCAACGGATAAGAAAATCTGCGCATTGGACGTTGAGGGAGCGCGGTTCCGCGTCTATGCATTGGAAAAAGAACTGGTTTCAGAATTATGCCGTAAAACGAACCGGGCGCTGGTCGGCAGGCTGTATGCCAGCGCCGACAGCCGAGAAACTGTTTATAAAGCGGTAGAGATGGAGCCTTCAGCGATCCAGCTTAATCCCTCCGGTCAATCAAGAAGGGACTTCTGGGAACTGGCGGCCGGGTGCCGCGATATCTGCGCCGAGAAGAAAATCCTGTTCTTAATCGGGGAGAGGATCGACGTCGCGGCGGCGGTCAAAGCCGACGGGGTTGTCATCGGGCGCGACTCTCTGCCGGTGAAGGTGATCCGGGAACTGTTGGGCATAAAAAGCCTCATAGGTTTTATTGCGCATGATGCCGGTGAGGCGCTGACGGCTCGAGACGCCGGCGTAGACTTCTTGATCGACACCGGCGGAGGGGGCATATCCGAATTGGAGACTCCTGACCTTCCGGTCATCAAGGCTTGTTGA
- a CDS encoding haloacid dehalogenase, whose product MENLTRRLDDIAESIRASFREKDAAREKALPGCREAIRHCSESIRAIHRQEFDNAHDSLKKAKLLIDEAEITIDACEELSNTAFFRDAQKEYAEGSITLAIITGTEIPTPEDLKIDSAAYLNGMGEVTGELRRYLLDGLRRGDMSRAEGLLSVMDAIYEVLVTMDFPDAITGNLRRTTDMVRGILEKTRSDLTLSLQQKRLEEKLGAFQDSIGKNNTGG is encoded by the coding sequence GTGGAGAATTTAACACGGAGACTGGATGACATAGCCGAATCCATCAGAGCTTCGTTCAGGGAAAAGGATGCCGCCCGTGAGAAGGCGCTGCCCGGCTGCCGTGAAGCTATCCGTCATTGCTCGGAGTCCATCCGGGCGATCCACCGTCAAGAGTTCGACAACGCTCATGATTCGCTGAAAAAAGCCAAACTGCTCATCGATGAAGCAGAAATCACTATCGATGCCTGCGAAGAACTCTCCAATACCGCCTTCTTCCGGGATGCCCAGAAGGAATACGCCGAGGGCTCCATCACCCTGGCGATCATCACCGGTACCGAAATCCCAACCCCCGAAGACCTGAAGATCGATTCCGCTGCCTATTTAAACGGCATGGGCGAGGTGACGGGCGAACTCAGGCGGTACCTGCTGGACGGGCTGCGCCGCGGCGATATGTCAAGGGCGGAGGGGCTTTTATCAGTCATGGACGCCATTTATGAAGTACTGGTAACGATGGATTTTCCGGATGCCATCACCGGCAACCTGCGGCGGACTACCGACATGGTCCGGGGCATTCTGGAAAAAACCCGCTCCGACCTCACTCTGTCCCTGCAGCAGAAACGCCTGGAAGAAAAGCTGGGCGCTTTCCAGGATTCCATCGGAAAAAATAACACGGGGGGATAA
- a CDS encoding sodium-translocating pyrophosphatase yields the protein MDPVLIALGCGVLGLVVAYFLARFVLSQDEGNARVREIAAAIKEGALAFLGREYRVLAVFVAIVTLVLVFVPALGWKVALAFVFGAICSGLAGYVGMTIAVRANSRTAAAAAKSLNHGLKVSFRAGSVMGMTVVAIGLLGLSLLYFAFSEDPSFLAIIPGYGFGASSVAIFARVGGGIYTKGADTGADIVGKVEQSIPEDDPRNAAVIADFVGDNVGDVAGMGADLFESYVDSIIATMALSTIAIFSTRLGEPLIVGTDPAAAFWLPMLVAAGGILASIVGIFSVRVGEKLEMKALLNALRRGTYIAAGLSLVFSFIAVSFLADIRLFVAIVAGLAAGLAIGESTNYFTSYVYKPTLKIAEASQTGAATNIIAGFGNGLMSTAPPVLFIVIAVVVAYNFGDIYGVALAGVGMLATLGIQDATDAYGPVADNAGGIVEMAGMPHEIRERTDALDSLGNTTAAIGKGFAIGSAGLTALALLLSYTLAVGITPSQISLLDPHVLVGLFLGGLLPAVFCAMTLQAVGKTGASIVNEVRRQFREIPGLMEGTGKAEYAKCVDICTREAIRQMILPGVVTVLAPITVAFIFGKVALGGFLIGATVTGFILAVAFSNAGGSWDNAKKWVETGAYGGKKSPAHKATVIGDTVGDPMKDTSGPSLNIMIKLVSIISLVLAPVIADMTGIF from the coding sequence ATGGATCCAGTACTAATCGCACTTGGATGCGGCGTGCTCGGGCTGGTGGTTGCCTATTTTCTGGCGAGGTTCGTTCTGAGTCAGGATGAGGGCAACGCCCGCGTCCGGGAAATCGCCGCGGCGATCAAAGAAGGCGCTCTGGCATTCCTAGGGCGCGAATATCGAGTCCTGGCTGTTTTTGTGGCCATCGTCACTCTGGTGCTGGTATTCGTTCCCGCCCTCGGCTGGAAAGTGGCGCTGGCTTTCGTTTTCGGGGCCATTTGCTCCGGCCTGGCGGGGTATGTGGGCATGACCATCGCCGTCAGAGCCAATTCGCGAACCGCCGCCGCCGCCGCAAAAAGCCTCAACCACGGATTGAAAGTGTCCTTCCGCGCCGGGTCGGTCATGGGCATGACGGTTGTCGCCATCGGGTTGCTGGGCTTATCGTTACTCTACTTTGCCTTCAGCGAAGACCCGTCGTTCCTCGCCATCATACCGGGTTATGGCTTCGGCGCGTCATCGGTAGCCATATTCGCCCGCGTCGGCGGCGGCATCTACACCAAGGGCGCCGACACCGGGGCCGACATCGTCGGCAAGGTCGAGCAGAGCATACCCGAGGACGACCCGCGCAACGCCGCGGTTATCGCCGACTTCGTGGGCGATAACGTCGGCGACGTGGCCGGCATGGGCGCCGATCTTTTCGAGTCCTACGTCGATTCCATCATCGCCACCATGGCTTTAAGCACCATCGCCATTTTTTCAACCCGGCTGGGCGAACCGCTGATTGTCGGAACGGACCCGGCCGCCGCTTTCTGGCTGCCGATGCTGGTGGCCGCCGGCGGCATCCTGGCTTCAATTGTCGGCATTTTTTCAGTCCGCGTCGGCGAGAAACTTGAAATGAAGGCCCTGCTCAACGCCTTGCGCCGGGGTACTTATATCGCCGCCGGGCTGTCCCTGGTGTTTTCGTTCATCGCCGTCAGCTTCCTGGCCGATATCCGGCTGTTCGTGGCCATCGTCGCCGGCCTGGCCGCCGGGCTGGCCATCGGTGAAAGCACCAATTATTTCACCTCTTACGTGTATAAACCGACTCTTAAAATCGCCGAGGCGTCCCAGACCGGCGCCGCCACCAACATCATTGCCGGGTTCGGCAACGGCCTCATGAGCACCGCCCCGCCGGTGCTCTTCATCGTCATCGCCGTGGTGGTAGCCTACAATTTCGGCGATATTTACGGAGTCGCTTTAGCCGGCGTCGGCATGCTGGCGACGCTCGGCATCCAGGACGCCACCGACGCCTACGGCCCGGTGGCTGACAACGCCGGCGGCATCGTCGAGATGGCCGGCATGCCTCATGAAATCCGCGAGCGCACCGACGCCCTGGATTCACTGGGCAACACCACCGCCGCCATCGGCAAGGGTTTCGCTATCGGTTCGGCCGGGCTGACCGCACTGGCGCTGCTGCTGTCCTATACCCTGGCCGTCGGCATCACCCCGTCGCAGATTTCCTTGCTGGACCCGCACGTGCTGGTCGGCCTGTTCCTGGGCGGTTTATTGCCCGCGGTTTTCTGCGCCATGACGCTCCAGGCGGTCGGCAAGACCGGCGCGTCTATCGTCAACGAGGTCAGGCGGCAGTTCCGGGAGATTCCCGGCCTGATGGAAGGCACCGGCAAGGCGGAATACGCCAAGTGCGTGGACATCTGCACCCGCGAGGCAATCCGCCAGATGATCCTGCCCGGGGTGGTTACCGTCCTGGCACCAATCACCGTCGCCTTTATCTTCGGCAAGGTGGCGCTGGGCGGCTTTCTCATCGGCGCCACCGTCACCGGCTTCATCCTGGCGGTGGCTTTCAGCAACGCCGGGGGCAGCTGGGACAACGCCAAAAAATGGGTGGAGACCGGCGCCTACGGCGGCAAAAAATCGCCGGCGCACAAAGCGACGGTCATCGGCGACACCGTTGGAGACCCGATGAAGGACACTTCCGGCCCGTCGCTGAACATCATGATCAAGCTGGTGTCCATCATCTCACTGGTACTGGCTCCGGTGATTGCCGACATGACCGGCATCTTCTAA
- a CDS encoding MBL fold metallo-hydrolase codes for MIIERLVVGPIEANCYLVADESAKEGMVIDPGADAGVILKRVEKLGLKVKYIVLTHGHFDHVSASGAVKTATGAKLMIHQADAASLNDGFLARMAGLAHQNVPPPDVLLKGWEDIAVGGLRFTVLHLPGHTPGGIALYGQDVVFTGDSLFEMGIGRTDLPGGDYGTLIDSLNCRLLALDDCIKVYPGHGPDTTIGAERRGNPYLVNPPRRECR; via the coding sequence ATGATCATCGAACGCCTGGTCGTGGGTCCCATCGAGGCCAACTGCTACCTCGTCGCCGATGAGTCCGCTAAAGAGGGTATGGTCATCGACCCCGGCGCCGACGCCGGCGTAATCCTGAAACGCGTCGAGAAGCTGGGCCTGAAGGTCAAATACATCGTCCTGACCCATGGCCACTTCGATCACGTCTCGGCCTCCGGCGCGGTCAAAACCGCCACCGGCGCCAAACTTATGATCCACCAGGCCGACGCCGCCAGCCTCAACGACGGCTTTTTAGCCCGCATGGCCGGACTGGCGCATCAGAATGTGCCGCCGCCGGACGTCCTGCTCAAGGGCTGGGAAGACATCGCCGTCGGCGGCCTCCGTTTCACCGTGCTGCACCTGCCGGGTCATACCCCCGGCGGCATCGCCCTCTACGGCCAGGATGTCGTTTTCACCGGCGACTCCCTGTTCGAAATGGGCATCGGCCGCACCGATCTGCCCGGCGGCGACTACGGCACTCTGATTGACAGCCTGAACTGCCGCCTGCTGGCCCTCGACGACTGCATAAAAGTTTACCCCGGCCACGGCCCCGATACCACTATCGGAGCCGAACGCCGGGGCAACCCTTACCTGGTGAACCCGCCGCGGCGGGAGTGCCGTTAG
- a CDS encoding glycine--tRNA ligase, with amino-acid sequence MDKIINLSRRRGFVFQSSEIYGAPGGCWDYGPLGVLLKNNVKQAWWQSMVQERDDVVGVDASILMNPKVWEASGHVGGFSDPMQDCLSCKMRWRPGDFEGAVCPSCGGKLTEPRQFNLMFKTFMGPVEDSAAVVYLRPETAQGIFVNFENVLNTTRKKLPFGIAQMGKSFRNEITTGNFIFRSREFEQMELEYFVKPGTDEEWHAHWLKARLEWYTSLGMKKENLQMRAHCKDELAHYAKACSDIQYLFPMGWSELEGIANRQDFDLKQHSQYSGKNLEYFDEETKEHFTPYVIEPSAGVDRSVLAFLLDAYTEEPDKDETRTVLKLHPRLAPYKAAVLPLSKKEPLANLSKEIYASLRKAWMVTYDEAQSIGRRYRRQDEIGTPYCITVDFDSHNDRMVTVRERDSMKQDRIPIEEIKAYLFPRLKGEGK; translated from the coding sequence ATGGATAAAATCATCAACCTGAGCCGCCGGCGCGGCTTCGTGTTCCAATCATCAGAGATCTACGGCGCGCCGGGCGGCTGCTGGGACTATGGGCCGCTGGGCGTCCTGCTCAAGAACAACGTCAAGCAGGCCTGGTGGCAGTCCATGGTCCAGGAGCGCGACGATGTGGTGGGCGTTGACGCTTCCATCCTGATGAACCCGAAGGTGTGGGAGGCATCCGGCCACGTCGGCGGCTTCTCCGACCCTATGCAGGACTGCCTGAGCTGCAAGATGCGCTGGCGGCCGGGTGACTTCGAGGGCGCGGTCTGCCCCTCCTGCGGCGGCAAGCTGACCGAGCCGCGGCAGTTCAATTTGATGTTCAAGACCTTCATGGGACCGGTGGAGGACTCCGCCGCCGTGGTCTACCTGCGGCCGGAGACAGCCCAGGGCATATTCGTCAACTTTGAGAACGTCTTAAACACCACCCGCAAGAAGCTGCCTTTCGGCATCGCCCAGATGGGTAAGAGCTTTAGAAACGAGATCACCACCGGCAACTTCATCTTCCGCAGCCGGGAGTTCGAGCAGATGGAACTGGAGTATTTCGTAAAGCCCGGCACCGACGAGGAATGGCACGCCCACTGGCTGAAGGCGCGCCTGGAGTGGTACACCAGCCTGGGCATGAAGAAGGAAAACCTGCAGATGCGAGCTCACTGCAAGGACGAGCTGGCGCACTACGCCAAGGCCTGCTCCGACATCCAGTACCTATTCCCGATGGGCTGGAGCGAGCTTGAGGGCATCGCCAACCGCCAGGACTTCGATCTGAAGCAGCACTCCCAGTACTCCGGCAAGAACCTGGAATACTTCGACGAGGAGACCAAGGAACATTTCACGCCCTACGTCATCGAGCCCTCAGCCGGAGTGGACCGGTCGGTGCTGGCCTTTCTGCTGGACGCCTACACCGAGGAGCCGGACAAGGATGAGACGCGCACCGTCCTGAAGCTGCACCCGCGCCTGGCGCCGTATAAGGCGGCAGTCCTTCCCCTGTCCAAGAAAGAGCCGCTGGCCAACCTGTCCAAGGAGATCTACGCCTCCCTGCGCAAAGCCTGGATGGTGACCTACGACGAAGCCCAGAGCATCGGCCGGCGCTACCGGCGGCAGGATGAGATAGGCACGCCGTACTGCATCACCGTGGACTTTGATTCCCACAACGACAGGATGGTCACGGTGCGCGAGCGCGACAGCATGAAGCAGGACCGGATTCCGATAGAGGAGATCAAAGCGTATTTGTTCCCGAGGTTGAAGGGGGAGGGGAAGTAG
- a CDS encoding metallophosphoesterase family protein, with protein MRIIHFADLHLGVETYGRPDAATGLDTRLLDFLIAFDKLVDYAIAEKVDLVLFCGDAFKSRDPSQTQQREFARRIRKLADAGIPVFLLTGNHDLPATSGRATSTEIYDTLRIPKVTVASQAKVHTIETASGLLQVAALPWPRKSTLEGKAQGEGQNLSSEELKAKVEAAMSARIRQMADSLDPMLPSILAAHIWVDGAATASERKFILGSEPTVMLSNIALPAFDYVALGHLHKRQELTQNPPVIYSGSLERLDFGEERDDKGFYVIEFTKDGGRKHTDYHFHKLDGRRFLTLEKTLYEGELDPTLSVLKMLTNRSDDIAGAVVQLKLKMPEPVAPLLREAEIKNALKDAYYFGIAREVERQARNRLGAEHDESLTPLQALDKYLAMKGVSEARKKELMSKAAELMAEVES; from the coding sequence ATGAGAATTATCCACTTCGCTGACCTGCACCTGGGGGTTGAGACCTACGGCCGCCCCGACGCGGCCACAGGCCTCGATACACGTTTGCTCGATTTTCTGATCGCCTTTGACAAGCTGGTGGACTACGCCATCGCCGAAAAGGTTGACCTGGTGCTCTTCTGCGGCGACGCGTTCAAGAGCCGCGACCCGTCGCAGACGCAGCAGCGGGAGTTTGCCCGCCGCATACGGAAACTGGCGGACGCCGGCATACCGGTGTTCCTGCTCACCGGCAACCACGACCTGCCGGCGACATCCGGCCGCGCCACCTCCACCGAGATCTACGACACGCTACGGATACCCAAGGTGACTGTCGCCAGCCAGGCGAAGGTCCACACCATCGAGACGGCCTCCGGGCTGCTGCAGGTGGCGGCGCTGCCATGGCCGAGAAAGAGTACACTCGAAGGCAAGGCGCAGGGCGAAGGGCAGAACCTTTCGTCCGAAGAGCTCAAGGCCAAAGTCGAGGCGGCGATGTCGGCCAGGATACGACAGATGGCGGACTCGCTCGACCCGATGCTGCCTTCGATCCTGGCGGCCCATATCTGGGTTGACGGCGCGGCGACGGCGTCGGAGCGCAAGTTCATCCTGGGGTCGGAACCTACTGTTATGTTAAGTAATATCGCCCTGCCCGCCTTCGATTACGTGGCTTTGGGACACCTGCACAAGCGCCAGGAGCTAACCCAGAACCCGCCAGTGATTTACAGCGGCAGCCTGGAGCGGCTGGATTTCGGCGAAGAGAGGGACGACAAGGGGTTCTACGTCATCGAGTTTACAAAGGACGGCGGGCGGAAGCATACCGACTACCATTTCCACAAACTCGACGGGCGGCGGTTCCTGACGCTGGAAAAAACCCTCTACGAAGGAGAACTTGATCCGACTTTATCGGTCTTGAAAATGTTAACCAACCGCAGCGACGATATTGCCGGGGCTGTTGTACAATTGAAGTTGAAGATGCCGGAGCCGGTCGCTCCCCTGCTGCGGGAAGCCGAGATCAAGAACGCTCTCAAGGACGCTTATTACTTCGGCATCGCCCGCGAGGTTGAGCGGCAGGCGCGCAACCGGCTGGGGGCGGAGCATGATGAATCTCTGACGCCGTTGCAGGCGCTGGATAAGTACCTGGCGATGAAAGGCGTATCGGAGGCGAGAAAGAAGGAATTGATGAGTAAAGCGGCGGAGTTGATGGCGGAGGTGGAGTCATAA
- a CDS encoding pseudouridine synthase, translating into MEAFSPQRRAGGRLSGPRPKRPAGKIPGSASGPPTLLKTLRDAGLGSRRDLAEAIKAGRVKVNEAIAESYSLPLKDSDRIVFDGREVPIARLHKIYLALNKPAGVITTTEDEQGRQTVLDLLPEEYKKYQLFPVGRLDEDTTGLVLLTNDGALAYRLTHPRFEVEKEYLVAIDKALSAEQIEQIEAGIELDDGLSAPARVKPVIHPPYNYRIIIREGKKRIVRRLFAAVGQQVRELKRIRIGRLKLDNLKEGSVKRLTGAVAHKI; encoded by the coding sequence GTGGAGGCTTTCTCCCCGCAGCGGCGGGCGGGCGGGCGTTTATCCGGGCCGCGGCCGAAGCGGCCGGCGGGTAAAATCCCAGGATCCGCTTCAGGGCCGCCGACCCTGCTCAAAACGCTGCGGGACGCGGGGCTGGGATCCCGGCGGGACCTGGCGGAGGCGATCAAAGCGGGGCGGGTCAAGGTTAACGAGGCGATTGCCGAGAGCTACAGCCTGCCGCTCAAGGACAGCGACAGAATAGTCTTCGACGGCCGGGAAGTCCCCATTGCCAGGCTACATAAGATCTACCTGGCGCTTAACAAGCCCGCCGGCGTCATCACCACCACTGAAGACGAGCAGGGCCGCCAGACGGTGCTCGATTTGTTGCCTGAAGAGTATAAAAAATACCAGTTGTTTCCCGTCGGGCGGCTGGACGAGGATACCACCGGGCTGGTGCTTTTAACCAACGACGGCGCGCTGGCCTACCGGCTGACTCACCCGCGTTTTGAGGTGGAAAAGGAATACCTGGTGGCTATCGACAAAGCGCTTTCGGCCGAGCAGATCGAGCAGATCGAAGCCGGCATCGAACTCGATGACGGCCTGAGCGCGCCGGCCAGGGTTAAACCGGTCATCCACCCGCCCTACAACTACCGCATCATCATCCGCGAAGGCAAGAAGCGCATCGTGCGGCGGCTGTTCGCCGCGGTGGGGCAGCAGGTCAGGGAACTAAAGCGCATCCGCATCGGGCGGCTGAAGCTGGACAACCTGAAAGAGGGTTCGGTCAAGCGGCTGACGGGCGCGGTTGCCCACAAAATTTAG